In the Setaria italica strain Yugu1 chromosome VI, Setaria_italica_v2.0, whole genome shotgun sequence genome, one interval contains:
- the LOC101775044 gene encoding heat stress transcription factor B-2b-like: MAAEQAAAAAATGGEPPPATPQPADGVAPSAAAGAAVQRSVPTPFLTKTYQLVDDPAVDDVISWNDDGSAFVVWRPAEFARDLLPKYFKHNNFSSFVRQLNTYGFRKIVPDRWEFANDCFRRGEKRLLCDIHRRKVTPAAAATGAVTVAAAAAIPIALPVGSPVYSGEEQVLSSSSSPEPPPLQPQAPSGSGSGGTAASGGGDVGEENDRLRRENARLARELGQMKKLCNNILLLMSKYAATQQLDTAAQQVEAAKAAAAAAGNCSGESSEAAATPPLLPSVLELLPSCRGAPAPAAAEPTEAAGTEHGDDDGSKAGARLFGVSIGRKRARDESCNGDDGGVEDPVSRGAAEVKAEPVDAPPDHHHHQQQEFKDHATEPPQAWPIYRPRPVYHPLRACNGSAGSAGSDHDGSNSR; the protein is encoded by the exons atggccgccgagcaggccgccgccgcagcagccacGGGGGGCGAGCCGCCTCCGGCCACGCCGCAGCCGGCGGATGGCGTggccccgtcggcggcggcgggggccgcggTGCAGAGGTCCGTGCCCACCCCGTTCCTCACCAAGACGTACCAGCTGGTGGACGACCCGGCGGTCGACGACGTCATCTCGTGGAACGACGACGGCTCCGCCTTCGTCGTGTGGCGCCCCGCCGAGTTCGCGCGCGACCTCCTCCCCAAGTACTTCAAGCACAACAACTTCTCCAGCTTCGTGCGGCAGCTCAACACCTAC GGGTTCAGGAAGATCGTGCCGGACCGGTGGGAGTTCGCCAACGACTGCTTCCGGCGTGGGGAGAAGCGGCTGCTCTGCGACATCCACCGCCGGAAggtgacgccggcggcggcggcgacgggggcggtcacggtggccgcggccgccgccatcccgatAGCGCTGCCCGTGGGCTCGCCGGTGTACTCCGGCGAGGAGCAGGTGCTGTCGTCGAGCTCGTCCCCGGAGCCCCCGCCGCTGCAGCCGCAGGCGCCGTCCGGGTCGGGCTCCGGCGGGACGgcggcctccggcggcggcgacgtgggcGAGGAGAACGACCGCCTGCGCCGCGAGAACGCGCGCCTCGCGCGGGAGCTCGGCCAGATGAAGAAGCTCTGCAacaacatcctcctcctcatgtCCAAGTACGCCGCCACCCAGCAGCTCGACACCGCCGCGCAGCAGGTCGAGGCCGCcaaggccgcggcggccgcggcagggaACTGCTCCGGCGAGTCGTCGgaggccgccgccacgcccccgCTGCTGCCGTCGGTCCTCGAGCTCCTCCCCTCGTGCCGCggcgcccccgcgcccgcggccgccgagccGACCGaggcggcggggacggagcacggcgacgacgacggcagcaAGGCCGGCGCGAGGCTGTTCGGCGTCTCCATCGGGCGGAAGCGGGCGCGCGACGAGAGCTGcaacggcgacgacggcggcgtggaggaCCCCGTgagccgcggcgcggcggaggtgaAGGCGGAGCCGGTGGACGCGCCgcccgaccaccaccaccaccagcagcaggagTTCAAGGATCACGCGACGGAGCCGCCGCAGGCGTGGCCCATCTACCGGCCCAGGCCCGTGTACCACCCGCTCCGAGCCTGCAACGGGTCGGCGGGCAGCGCCGGGAGCGACCACGACGGGTCCAACTCCAGGTGA
- the LOC101774648 gene encoding RHOMBOID-like protein 2, with amino-acid sequence MASGGEAKAAGAGYYQYPGSYGGGGGRGYGAGDDERRWWPWLVPTVLVACIAVFAAEMFVNDCPRHGSALGGRAGCVATGFLRRFAFQPLRENPLLGPSSATLEKMGALNWAKVVHEHQGWRLISCIWLHAGLVHLVVNMLSLVFIGIRLEQQFGFVRIGVIYLISGFGGSVLSALFLRSNYISVGASGALFGLLGSMLSELIMNWTIYSNKAAAIVTLLFIIAINLAIGILPHADNFAHIGGFASGFLLGFVLLARPQFGWMERNELPQTNQAPKYKLYQYVLWVAALILLVVGFVIILAMLFKGKNGNDSCHWCQYLNCVPTSRWKCNT; translated from the exons ATGGcaagcggcggcgaggcgaaggccgcggGCGCGGGGTACTACCAGTACCCTGGctcgtacggcggcggcggcggccgggggtacggcgccggggacgacgagcggcggtggtggccgtggctcGTGCCCACCGTGCTCGTCGCCTGCATCGCGGTCTTCGCCGCCGAGATGTTCGTCAACGACTGCCCGCGCCACGGGAGCGCCCTCGGCGGCAGGGCCGGGTGCGTCGCGACCGGGTTCCTCCGACGGTTCGCCTTCCAGCCGCTCCGGGAGAACCCGCTACTCGGGCCATCCTCCGCCAC CTTGGAGAAGATGGGAGCTCTTAATTGGGCCAAAGTAGTTCATGAGCACCAAGGATGGCGCCTCATTAGCTGTATATGGCTCCACGCTGGGCTAGTCCACCTGGTAGTCAACATGCTAAGCTTGGTATTCATCGGAATCCGACTTGAGCAACAATTTGGGTTTG TTCGCATTGGGGTCATCTACTTGATATCTGGTTTTGGCGGCAGTGTGCTCTCTGCACTCTTCCTACGGAGTAATTACATCTCTGTTGGTGCCTCTGGGGCTTTGTTTGGCCTCCTTGGATCTATGCTTTCGGAGCTTATTATGAACTGGACAATCTATTCCAACAag GCAGCGGCAATCGTAACTCTACTTTTCATAATTGCAATTAATTTGGCCATTGGGATATTACCCCATGCTGATAATTTTGCCCACATTGGTGGATTTGCTTCTGGATTTCTTCTTGGATTTGTGCTGCTCGCAAGACCTCAATTTGGTTGGATGGAACGCAACGAGCTACCTCAGACTAATCAAGCTCCAAAGTACAAATTGTACCAGTACGTCTTGTGGGTTGCTGCACTCATATTGCTGGTAGTTGG ATTTGTGATTATCCTGGCAATGCTCTTCAAGGGAAAGAATGGGAACGACAGCTGCCACTGGTGCCAGTACCTGAACTGCGTACCAACGTCCAGATGGAAGTGCAACACTTAG
- the LOC101775731 gene encoding uncharacterized protein LOC101775731 — MGLLSHRVERSEIKAGDHIYTWRAGYTYSHHGIYVGGSKVVHFTRKKEAGTAGLDSAIAVSSLLSQGPDECPTFPDCGFQLPDSGVVLTCLDCFLRGGALHRFEYGAPPAVFLAKLRGGTCTTACADGGPDAAVRRAMHLLQNGFGDYDVFENNCEDFALYCKTGLLPAAGGDDIGRSGQAASAVGVPLAALLSTPFKLFATGPLGMAAVTAGVYCAGRYITDIGVRKDVVKVEVENLAAHLGWRRAKAEEAVKKQQQQQQQPPPPPEKKPNSRLLPLKRKREICV, encoded by the exons ATGGGGCTGCTGTCTCACCGGGTGGAGCGGTCGGAGATCAAGGCCGGCGACCACATCTACACCTGGCGCGCCGGCTACACCTACTCCCACCACG GGATTTACGTTGGCGGGAGCAAGGTGGTGCACTTCACGCGGAAGAAGGAGGCCGGCACCGCCGGCCTGGACTCTGCCATCGCCGTGTCGAGCCTCCTCTCGCAGGGCCCCGACGAGTGCCCGACCTTCCCGGACTGCGGCTTCCAGCTCCCCGACAGCGGCGTCGTGCTCACCTGCCTCGACTGcttcctccgcggcggcgcgctgcaCCGCTTCGAGTACGGCGCTCCGCCCGCCGTGTTCCTCGCCAAGCTCCGCGGCGGGACCTGCACCACGGCGTGCGCCGACGGCGggcccgacgccgccgtgcgccgcgcCATGCACCTCCTCCAGAACGGCTTCGGCGACTACGACGTGTTCGAGAACAACTGCGAGGACTTCGCGCTCTACTGCAAGAcgggcctcctccccgccgccggaggcgaCGACATCGGCCGGAGCGGCCAGGCGGCGTCTGCCGTCGGCGTGCCGCTGGCGGCACTCCTCTCCACCCCGTTCAAGCTGTTCGCCACCGGCCCGCTCGGCATGGCCGCGGTCACCGCCGGCGTGTACTGCGCCGGCAGGTACATCACCGACATCGGGGTGAGGAAGGACGTGGTGAAGGTGGAGGTCGAGAACCTCGCGGCGCACCTCGGCTGGCGCCGCGCCAAGGCCGAGGAGGCGGTCaagaaacagcagcagcagcagcagcagccaccgccgccgcctgagaAGAAGCCGAACAGCAGGCTTCTTCCTCTGAAGCGGAAACGAGAGATTTGCGTCTGA
- the LOC101778186 gene encoding LOW QUALITY PROTEIN: exopolygalacturonase (The sequence of the model RefSeq protein was modified relative to this genomic sequence to represent the inferred CDS: inserted 1 base in 1 codon; substituted 2 bases at 2 genomic stop codons): protein MRFLPKPGRFCCTLHTPNLLTGGNARGKDQAASVFDVTEYGAAPSNRDNRDASAVXSRHLIAFSQLNLCLLXIACVCSPXQAFLAAWRAACGSTAGNSTLLFPKGTFAAGAVQFEGPCRNGDAPVVVIDGVLQPCAGGSGGGCRLSDDAWITFSGLNNLLVTGAGTLDGQGHHQSGKAKSKTTTLVFDGVTNSTLRGLRVGSLGKDGGEQDSNIKFQDITMDNVSNPIIIDQRYCPHDHCSDADKPSLVQISDVTFRRIEGTSSTPLAVQLLCSEDRPCTGVRLDGINLTCGDVPCRSEFSNVRGPLAPAPAVAQAQAPSPAPAASRREEAADAASEQLGRSTWWSPFTVRG, encoded by the exons ATGCGCTTTCTTCCAAAGCCAGGTCGG ttttgttgtactttgcacaCACCAAACTTGCTCACCGGCGGCAACGCACGCGGCAAGGACCAAGCGGCGAGCGTCTTCGACGTGACAGAGTACGGAGCGGCGCCGAGCAACAGGGACAACAGAGACGCGAGTGCCGTTTAATCCCGTCACCTCATCGCATTTTCTCAGCTAAATCTTTGTCTACTCTGAATCGCGTGCGTGTGCTCGC AGCAGGCTTTCCTGGCCGCGTGGCGCGCGGCGTGCGGCTCCACCGCCGGCAACTCGACGCTCCTGTTCCCCAAGGGcaccttcgccgccggcgccgtgcagTTCGAGGGGCCGTGCAGGAACGGCGACGCGCCCGTCGTGGTGATCGACGGCGTGCTCCAGCCGtgcgcgggcggcagcggcggcggttgccGCCTCTCGGACGATGCCTGGATCACGTTCAGCGGCCTGAACAACCTCCTCGTCACCGGCGCCGGCACCCTCGACGGCCAGGGCCATCATCAGAGCGGCAAGGCCAAGTCCAAGACGACG ACCCTGGTTTTCGATGGCGTGACGAACTCGACGTTGAGGGGCCTGCG CGTGGGGAGCCTGggcaaggacggcggcgagcaggaC tCCAACATCAAGTTCCAGGACATCACCATGGATAACGTCTCCAACCCCATCATCATCGACCAGCGCTACTGCCCCCACGACCACTGCTCCGACGCCGACAAG ccgTCGCTGGTGCAGATCAGCGACGTGACTTTCCGGCGGATCGAGGGGACGTCGAGCACCCCGCTGGCGGTGCAGCTGCTGTGCAGCGAGGACAGGCCGTGCACCGGGGTGCGCCTCGACGGCATCAACCTCACCTGCGGCGACGTGCCGTGCCGCTCCGAGTTCTCCAACGTGCGGGGGCCGctcgccccggccccggcggtggcgcaggcgcaggcgccgAGCCCCGCACCGGCCGCCTCGCGCCGGGAGGAAGCGGCTGACGCGGCATCCGAGCAGCTAGGCCGGTCCACTTGGTGGTCACCGTTTACCGTCAGAGGATGA